A window of Gossypium hirsutum isolate 1008001.06 chromosome D13, Gossypium_hirsutum_v2.1, whole genome shotgun sequence genomic DNA:
TCTTATCCGCCATCTCCCTCTCCGTCATCGCCTTTCATGCTCCGGCTTCAAAAACCGCCGACTGGGTCTTTGTTATCATCATCATCTGTTTCGACGTCGCCAACAGCATGTATGGGAGCGGGAACAGTTGAGACTATATTGAAGAGGAAAAGGCCGGCGAAGCTGGACATACCGGTGGCGAAAACGACGGCGAGTTTTGGAGCTCCGAAGACGCCGTGTGAAGTGAGGAGAGAGGTGGAGAGTGAGGGAGATGGGTTTTCTGTTTACTGTAAAAGAGGAAGGAAAGAAGCCATGGAAGATAGGTTCTCAGCTTCTGTTGAACTCCAAGGAGACTTCAAACAGGTAAATTTTTTTACAGCTTCTTTGTTTCAAATCATGTCTTAACTTGAATGGTTTGTTGATTGGATATGATGATTTTGCAGGCATTTTTTGGTGTTTTTGATGGACATGGAGGAGCTAAAGCTGCAGAATTCGCAGCCCAGAAACTGAGGAGGAACATATTAGATGAAGTTGATAGAAAAAGAGACAAAACAATGATAAAGGAAGCTGTTAAACAAGGTTATTTGAAGACAGATGCTGAATTTCTTAAACAAGATGTAGCCGGTGGCACATGCTGTGTGACAGCTTTGATACAAAATGGTAACCTTATTGTATCCAATGCCGGTGATTGTCGTGCCGTTTTGAGCAGAGCCGGTGTCGCGGAACCTCTCACCTCCGATCACCGACCTTCAAGGGAAGACGAGAAGGACCGAATCGAGACTTGGGTAAGCAGTTTCTCAATAAACCAAATGATGGATCCTTTAGGAACTTGTTCTGAACATTTTGACTGATGCCATATTGTGTGGAATTTGTTTCTTACAGGGTGGGTATGTGGATTTATGCCATGGTTCTTGGAGAATTCAAGGTTGTTTAGCTGTGTCTAGAGGGATAGGAGACAAGCATCTTAAACAATGGGTAATAGCTGAACCGGAGACAAACATCATTAACATAGAATCCGATTGCGAGTTCTTAATATTAGCCTCCGATGGCTTATGGGACAAGGTTAGCAATCAAGAAGCAATTGACATTGCTCGTCCAACATGTTTAGCTATCAACAAGACAATTGATCCATTGGTCGCCTGTAAAAAACTTGTACAACTTTCTGTTTCAAGAGGCTCGTCGGATGATATCAGTGTCATGCTCATTCAGCTGAGGAACTATATTTGATTCTCCCATTCAATTCCAACCATTGGCTTTGGCCTTATAGTGTCGCCACCCTCATGCTTTACTTGCATCATTTTTGTACTTACGGCTGAAGAAGAGATTACGGAGCCTCAGTTGTAAACTTGTTTATATGTATCACATTCTTTATTCATAGGGTTGTATATCATGAAATTCTTCATAAAAGGAAATTTCAATGGAGTATCACACActtatctaaaaataaaattatatttgagtTTTTATACTCAACAAATAGGGTTAAGGTAATGAAAAGTGtctcataaaatatttaaaagataaatatataaaagaaatcaGACACATGATATTTTTTTTGGGTGAATTATAAGAggataacaaaattttaataacaagGTGAGTAGCATGACTTAAACTTATAGTACACTTGAGGCGGTGAATACCTTGACCATCAAGTCAGCAAATGGGGCTCAacacatgataattttttaagtccatttatgaaattaaaaaaataatcgtACTAATCCATTGTATAAAGATGATTATTAtacaaatcaaaattatatacaattaacttaaaatattaaCACTTTGGTTAATTAtccttaattattttaaaatggataaattaaccAAGAGGGATTGGGAAGGTGtttttacctaatccattatatAATTGGAATAAAACAATTATTGTTGACCACTTTGACGGTGTCAACCATCTTCTTACTGTTTCAGTCCTTGCAAGCTTGGTACATGTATTATGTGTCATGTAATATATTTTCAATCATGTCAATTCCTCCAGTTAAGTTTGTTATCAGCTGTCCAATTAGGACCCTTTCAATGATTTGACTCACTCAAATAACACATGAAACGACCAAAATTAGTGTCCAGTACTGTGTCTTTTGTTTTGTCGTATCTGCCTGGAAACATGGTGGAAAGAGCAAGTTGGGGTTTGTTGGTATCGCATCATTCATGTTTATGTCTTAAAACCAAAACACATG
This region includes:
- the LOC107936007 gene encoding probable protein phosphatase 2C 25, which produces MSCSVAVSKSPVFSPSSPLFCPSHDALNLTLTHLIPPSSYPPSPSPSSPFMLRLQKPPTGSLLSSSSVSTSPTACMGAGTVETILKRKRPAKLDIPVAKTTASFGAPKTPCEVRREVESEGDGFSVYCKRGRKEAMEDRFSASVELQGDFKQAFFGVFDGHGGAKAAEFAAQKLRRNILDEVDRKRDKTMIKEAVKQGYLKTDAEFLKQDVAGGTCCVTALIQNGNLIVSNAGDCRAVLSRAGVAEPLTSDHRPSREDEKDRIETWGGYVDLCHGSWRIQGCLAVSRGIGDKHLKQWVIAEPETNIINIESDCEFLILASDGLWDKVSNQEAIDIARPTCLAINKTIDPLVACKKLVQLSVSRGSSDDISVMLIQLRNYI